The DNA segment GAACGCATGAACGAATCCTATAAAGACGCCCGCGCCCTGATCGTTGACGATGAATCAACGATGTGCGAACTGATCGAAACCGACCTCCGTTTACGCGGCCTGAAGAGCGACTGGTTCACGTCGGCGAACGAAGCAACCGCCGCATTCCAACGTCAGAACTATGATGTTGTCCTGACCGACGTCAAAATGCCAGGGACCACAGGGCTCCAGCTTTGCCAACAGATTTCATCGCTGCGGCCCGACGTCCCCGTGGTGGTGATGACGGCCTTTGGAACGTTGGAAACAGCGATCGCCGCCATACGAGCAGGTGCATACGACTTTATAACCAAACCGATCGAACTTGATTTACTCGCGTTGACTCTCGGCCGAGCGATTCAACATCGCAAGTTGACCGAGCAGGTTCGCCTGCTGGAAGCGACCGCAGAAGAAGGGACTCGCTTCGGAGAAATGATCGGGCAAAGCCCCCCGATGCAAACCCTGTATGCCGAACTTCGACGGATCGCGGGCTCCGACGCTGCCGTCTTGATCAGTGGTGAAAGTGGGACGGGCAAAGAGGTTGTCGCTCGATCGATCCATCAGCACAGTCGCCGCTCGGACAAACCCTTTATCGCCGTGAACTGTGCAGCCCTTACCGAAACGCTCCTGGAAAGCGAACTGTTCGGTCACTCCAAAGGAGCCTTTACCGACGCCCGCAATGATCGTCGTGGCCTTTTCCTACAGGCTGATGGGGGGACATTGCTGCTGGACGAGATGGGCGAAATGCCAATGTCGATGCAGGTCAAACTACTACGTGCTTTAGAAGAACGGACCGTACGGCCTGTCGGCAGCAACGAAGAAATCCCCTTTGACGTTCGCGTGCTGTCGGCAACCAATCGAGACCTAGAAACCGCCGTTGCCGAAGAACGCTTTCGCGAGGACCTCTATTACCGCATCAACGTCATTGGCATCGAACTCCCACCGTTACGGGCTCGCGGAACCGACACCCTACGGCTTGCCGAAAGCTTCCTCGAAAAATTCGCGCAAACCGAATCGAAAGCAGTCGAGGGTTTAGCCGACGGCGTTGCCGAAAAACTGCTCTCTTACTCGTGGCCGGGAAACATCCGCGAACTTCGAAACGTGATCCAACGGGCGGTCGCGTTGACTCCGTACGACAAAATCACCGTCGCCGACCTACCACCCAAAATCCGAGACTTCCACGGCGGCACCGTCTTCATTGGCGGACTGGATCCGACCGAACTGGTCAGCATGGAAGAGATCGAACGACGTTATATCGAACATGTCCTGAATGCGGTCGGCGGAAACCAAACGCAAGCGGCCAGAATTTTAGGGCTGGACCGCAAGACCATCTATCGCAAACGAGCAACCAAGCCGTCCGAATCAGCATCCTGAGCCCCGGTCCAAAAGTGTACCGCGAAGCAATCGAGCGAACCCGCTCCGCCGGGGCACATCCAATGCGATCTACTGGCGGTATTCCTACCGGACCCGGAAATTCATTGTGCTTTCTATGCGTGGGCCGGACGGCTCGCGCCGTTCGGCTAAGAAAAAAAGCAAGCCCGGAGCAAACCGAACCCACGAATTAAAATTCTCCGATGCGAGGCGCAGACAGGATGCCGGGCTAAAAAGAGCCACACCTAAACCGAGCGCATCGGCCGGACGGCTCGCGCCGTTCCGCTAAGAAAGTAGACGGCATTGGGCGCACAGCCTCTCGTTTTGCTTGCCGCCTTTCGCATCCTGCGGACGGTTTGGTTAGCGGATCCGTGCTAGTGCAGACCGTAGCGGCTCATTTTGTAGTGCAGCGTGCGAATGCTGACGTCTAATCGTTTTGCGGTTTTCTCACGGTGAAACTGATTTTCTTCCAGAGCCGCGGCGATGACCTTCCGCTCGTAGACTTCGATCGCTTCCCCGAGCGTCTGCGACGAATCGAGGGGATCGGATACGATTTGAGATGGTTTCAAATCTTGCGGCAGATCGCCTGCGTGCAACACTTCGCCGCTGTGAGTCACCACCAGTCGTTCGACGACATTGCGCAACTGGCGAACATTTCCGGGCCAACGCGCCGAAACCAACACCTGCAGCGCATCGGGCGAGACCATCTTAAGAGGTCTTTGATGGCGTTGGCAGAAGTGTTTAATGAAGAACGTCACCAATAACGGAATGTCTTCCCGGCGTTGACGAAGAGGAGGGATTTCGATGGGGATAACATTTAGACGATAGAACAGGTCGTCGCGGAAACTCCCTTCTTCAATCAACGCCTCCACCGATTTATTGGTTGCCGACAAGACTCGCACATCGGTTTCCAAGACAGCTTCGCCACCGACACGCTGGTACCGTCCCGCTTCGAGCACGCGAAGCAGATCGACTTGGCTTTTCGCCGACATCTCGGTCACTTCGTCTAGAAACAAGGTACCCTTAGCAGCCTGTTCAAAGCAGCCCGGCTTTTGACGTGACGCTCCACTGAAGGCGCCTTTCTCATGTCCAAACAGCTCGCTTTCCAGCAGAGTTTCTGGCATCGCACCGACATTGATCGCATGAAATGGACCGGCGCGTCGGCCACTCAAATCATGTAACGCGCGTGCGACCAGTTCTTTGCCGGTACCACTTTCACCATGGATCATCACGGTTGCATCGGTCGAGGCGACCTGCCGAACCTGTTGAAAGACATCCTGCATCGCGGCACACGTGCCGATCATGCTGGAGATCTCGCCAACGTCGGCTAAGCGATTTCGCAGCTCCTGATTCTCGGCCCGTAGCTGATAGTGCTGACGAGCCTTTCGAACCTGTTCGCGAATCAAATTTAGATCAAG comes from the Roseimaritima multifibrata genome and includes:
- a CDS encoding sigma-54-dependent transcriptional regulator produces the protein MTDLTYAVLIVDDEPNIRAGLAKGLASEVDRVQTAADGEEAIALIGKSSFQLLIADVRLGGGMDGISLVRRIRQEYPDIACIVITAHGTVETAVEAMQAGAFDFIAKPLDLNLIREQVRKARQHYQLRAENQELRNRLADVGEISSMIGTCAAMQDVFQQVRQVASTDATVMIHGESGTGKELVARALHDLSGRRAGPFHAINVGAMPETLLESELFGHEKGAFSGASRQKPGCFEQAAKGTLFLDEVTEMSAKSQVDLLRVLEAGRYQRVGGEAVLETDVRVLSATNKSVEALIEEGSFRDDLFYRLNVIPIEIPPLRQRREDIPLLVTFFIKHFCQRHQRPLKMVSPDALQVLVSARWPGNVRQLRNVVERLVVTHSGEVLHAGDLPQDLKPSQIVSDPLDSSQTLGEAIEVYERKVIAAALEENQFHREKTAKRLDVSIRTLHYKMSRYGLH
- a CDS encoding sigma-54-dependent transcriptional regulator — its product is MNESYKDARALIVDDESTMCELIETDLRLRGLKSDWFTSANEATAAFQRQNYDVVLTDVKMPGTTGLQLCQQISSLRPDVPVVVMTAFGTLETAIAAIRAGAYDFITKPIELDLLALTLGRAIQHRKLTEQVRLLEATAEEGTRFGEMIGQSPPMQTLYAELRRIAGSDAAVLISGESGTGKEVVARSIHQHSRRSDKPFIAVNCAALTETLLESELFGHSKGAFTDARNDRRGLFLQADGGTLLLDEMGEMPMSMQVKLLRALEERTVRPVGSNEEIPFDVRVLSATNRDLETAVAEERFREDLYYRINVIGIELPPLRARGTDTLRLAESFLEKFAQTESKAVEGLADGVAEKLLSYSWPGNIRELRNVIQRAVALTPYDKITVADLPPKIRDFHGGTVFIGGLDPTELVSMEEIERRYIEHVLNAVGGNQTQAARILGLDRKTIYRKRATKPSESAS